Within the Phaseolus vulgaris cultivar G19833 chromosome 9, P. vulgaris v2.0, whole genome shotgun sequence genome, the region ATTCAATTGTTTCATCTGCCATCATTTCTGTTGTGAAGAATAAAGCTAGTAGTGATATGAGTTCAAGTGAAGAAGCTATAGATCTTGGAACTGAAGAAAGAGTTGGTTGAATCCAGTAAGAGTCTTGAATTCGCTCTCGAGGCCAATTTATTATTGACCACTCAAATCAAAGAGTTGTCGGTTGAACATGAAAGTGCAAAAGAATCATTGAAGGATGAGATTGTTAGGTTATCTTTCGAATTTCCTTTCGGCTAACCTTTTAGACTATAACTtgttaaaaattgataattttttttgaagacGTGTTTACCTTTCGAATTTCCTTTCGGCCAACCTTTCGGTCTATAACTTGTTGATTTCCTTTTAGCCAACCTTTCGGACTATAACTTGTTGAAATTTGAtaacataattttttgaaaacgtGTTTACCTTTTGGATTTTCTTTTGGCCAACCTTTCGGCCTATAACTTTTTGACTTCTTAAATAAGAACTTCGTTGATTGAGATTTGATTTGAATGAAACACTCAAgagagggatttcacctggagtgaaaacaTCTTGATCCGAGAGGCTTGAAGTACGAGATACACTATCGGAAGGGATTTCACCTCCTGGAGTGAAAGCATCTTGATCCGAGAGGCTTGAAGTACGAGAtacactctcgggagggatttcacttgAAGTGAAAACATCTTGATCCGAGAGGCTTGAAGTACGAGATACACTCTcaggagggatttcacctgaagtgaaagcATCTTGATCTGAGAGGCTTGAAGTACGAGAtacactctcgggagggatttcacttgAAGTGAAAACATCCAAAACCGAGAGGCTTGAAGTACGAGATACACTCTCAGGAaggatttcacctgaagtgaaagcATCTTGATCTGAGAGGCTTGAAGTACGAGAtacactctcgggagggatttcacttgAAGTGAAAGCATAGAGGCTTGAAGTACGAGAtacactctcgggagggatttcacttgaagtgaaagcatccaggaccgagaggtttgaagaacgagatacactctcgggagggatttcacctggagtgaaaacatcttggaccgagaggtttgaagtacaagatacactctcgggagggatttcacctgaagtgaaagcatccaggaccgagaggtttgaagaacgagatacactctcgggagggatttcacctggagtgaaaacaTCCTGGACCGAGAGGTTTGAAGTATGCAAAGCATTGAGGAATTTAACAGTTTGACTCTTCATATGAATAACTTCTTCATTAAGTGTTTCAATCTTGAATAAGACTTTCTTTATACATGAAAAATCATCCTTGATCGAAAGGTTTTATATACAATGATGAGTGTTTGACTGCCTTGGACTTTGTCTGCTCCTTATCCCTCCATCTCTAACAAAGCGTTTCAACTGCCCAACTTGAATCAATTCTTCAATTCTATCTTTCAAAGCTACACATTCTTCTGTATGACGACCATGATTCTTGTGGTATTGACAATGTTTACTCTGATATGCTCTTTCTGAAGTTCTTTCCTTCCTTGGTGGTGGGATTATCTTTATTGCCATTGCTTATTGTAAGATTCTTGCTCCATTACTACTCAACAGTGTATATTGTTGAAACTTTCGGCTACGAAATTATTCTCTTCCTTTTCTAAACGAATGTCCTCCTTCCTTTTCACCTTATCTTCTTATCATTTCCATCCTCCCTCGAAATTCTTTAAACTCTTCCATCTGCATAAACTTTGATGCACGTTGTCTTAACTCATCAAGATTGGTTGTCGTTTTTTTGCAAAGATTGTCGGCAAATGGTCCCGGTTTCAGTGCTGTAATCATATGATGCATTGTGACTTTCGGACTGAGATTGTGGATACTTAGTGCTACCTTTCCAAAGCGCTCCATAAATGTTCTTAGTGATTCTCCCTTTTCTTGCCTCATATTCACTAAGGCAATTGATGTCAGATGATGTGCTCGGCTTGTAGCAAAATGAGCTCCAAACTTTTTTACCAAAGTGTTGAAACAATCAATGGATAACGGTGGCAACCGAGTAAACCAACTCAGAGCCTCTCCCTTCAAAGTTGTTGGGAATACTCGGCACAAAATGACATCATTCCATGTATACAAACTTATCTGCGTTGTGTAACTACAATGTGTTCATCAGGATCTGTACCTCCATCATATTTCTCCATGGTAAAATTCTTCCAATTTTCGGGTAATGGGGTTTCTATAATGGCTTCGGAAAATGGATGTCTCCTAACAGATATTCCGACAAAGATACCAGAAGTCTCTGGTATTTTCTTCCTTGTAGTTTCAAATCTTTCCTCATTATGTACCCTTTGGCGGATATGTATTCTTGGTCGAACAGTTTCAAATGATGTGTTTAAAATCgtctcttcattgaacttcctcttCATGTACGCATTCTTCGCCCTTAACATACTTAACTCTTCTTCATTGCTTTTCTTTAGTGTTTCGATCTCTCTTTGTAACTGTATGAGCATAGCCGTTGACATGGAATTTTGATTATCTCTCTGCTCCCCAAACTGCTCTCCACCTTGTTCTTCTCTTTGATTCATCttgttttcaacctttttcagcTACTTCTCGGCCCCACGATGgacgccaaaatgttcttacgaCTAGGACCAAGAACACTAGAATAAGGTTAATAAGATCAACTCCTTTACGAATCTTCCGAACTTGGGCTGGactctctcggcttctcctcaagTTGGactctctcggcttctcctcggGTTGGGCTCTCGCGACTTCTACTCGAGTtgggctctcggcttcttctcggGTTGGGCTCTCGCGGCTTCTACTCGAGTTGGGATCTCAACTTCTTCTCGGGTTGGGCTCTCGCAGCTTCTACTCGAGTTGGGCTCAGTTTCTTCTTGGGTtgggctctcggcttcttctcctcacaggtgggtgtgtgtacctgcaaggcgctccgatgccaaagtcagatatAGTTTTATGTTCATCAGATAAATTGAATCTTCCTTACCTCTTGGGTTGAACCTCTATTTATAAGGCTCTCTTATTGGGCTTAAAAGTTACCTGAgtcttttctttttgcacctaacattttgaaaacacaCACCTGTATATTTGGGCTCATCTTATGGGCTTtgctataataactaatttaattttacttatttactttttatatttaaccttTCGGTTGAGATTTTCGGTACAACCTTTCGGTTGACCTTTCGGCCTAGACAGTACAAATTCCATTACAATCAATCATATTTCACAAATATTCTTACTATCACTTTTCACTTACATGATTTTCATGAGTACACAAGTCACTTTTGTTTATCTTAATTATCTTTCCTTGAGATAAACAACATAAATTTTCTTTGAAACTAAGTTAATTCTTGTTTTcatgaatatttttcaaattgtcAACCTTGATTATAccaaataaatttgttttaaaatataaagaataattATCAACTAgagaatatataaaataagttttttttatgagaaaacttaaaaaatataaagaatttaAGGTTTAAAATTTAgggtttataaataatttttttatcagttaaAGTCTAATAAGAagatataacattttttattcaaatttacaTTTAGCATCacatcttttttttatttttttatttttttttcattttgcatATTAGTCCTTGAAAAGATAATCATTTCTTTATGACATCCAAATCCTATGTTGTTGTGCCAAAACTTTTTAGATAGTTGATAACTTTTATGTTGATATTGTTGAGATTGCCCTCAAATTGTTgtgtacactacaagaaaaatcatcaaatagaaacaaattttagagaccaaaataattagttacaacagtaactaaattagatattttaaaaatttaaaaaattgtttctattatttttaaatagtttctaaattgatatataattagctgactttaactaccaattatttagattctaaatttggtaacaaaaattCTGGCTGttaattatatacaatttagaaatcatttaacaataatagaaactaatttagaaaccaacaatttttttaatttttaaaacaatttctaatttagttactacaacaaataattttttttttctaaaatggtttttatttcttgtagtggtagTTGAAATTTCattctaataatattttgtaCTAACATATCCAATATCCAATTTAAGCATGCACCCGCAAATTCCTTTATTAAGTGTACTATTATATCATTATCTATTTCGAGAAACGTGAGTCAACTCTCATAACATTGATAGTTTAATGAATTCAAAAGAATTAATGTCTTGTATTGATTTTGCTTTAAAATTTTCGCTTCTTAATACAACTTCTAGATATTATATAACTAATTAAGTGCTTTTGTGGATAACTTATGTCTTATGTCCTAATCATacactaaataaaattattaatttattaatatttaatattatttcttatGATCAACGTATTAGGATGAATACGTCTTATCAATACTAAATAAAATGGCTAAGACtaacaattaattaataaagaaaaggtgtgaaatctagaaaaaaaaaatattgtttttaaaagttaaaattttcaCTTTATCAAATAAAGTGTTATTAGTTAGACAATAGTTATTAGCAATGAAttgtattttgttattatttcttTAGATTTAAAAGATTAACTATGTAAAGTTTACATCTTCAAGAAGAAATCAAAATCCTcgaaatttcaatttttaataagAATTAAACAGACTACATGAAATAgttcaaataaaagaaaagtatcATATTAAAGGATACGGATATCAAAGTTATAGAAGGATCATAATATTAATGGGATGTCTTttttatcagttgtttctctctttatagaggagaataatttggtgtcttttctaattatcaatATGTCTCTTTATAGAGAAGAATAATTTGTTGTCTTTTCTAATGATCAGTTAtgattttagtatttaattattgattcttttccactttagttaaacctagaatgGGTGTACtaattgtatatattcagaccatttgttttgttttgatttgaataacaagaaagaagagatattcattctcatatcctttgtcttcggtttactcttttgttcatctctgttctattttgtaatatacTATGTTTTATAATTCTTCAAATTTTGTAATATTGGATTACTTCAAATTTTCATACAATAATTGTTTGGAATACAACACATGTACCATATCAACAAAAGCACTTttgaaaaataagtttttaataaaaaatcaaaatatttttatttagaacgtgaaattatttatactataacaaaatataaaaaaccttgtaaataaaatgtttttcagaAAGTTTTCTTTCATAAAATTCAAGGAAAATAACATTCATATTTGACTCTCCAATACTAATTGACTTGTTGGTATTTTACAGTAACTTTTTCTTaatgaaaacaaatattatatgaaaacaatattttaataaaacaatattttagtAGCATCTCACCTTAGAGGGTCTCGTGGAGTGCCACGTCTGAGAACAAAGAAcacgaaagaaaaaaaaaaaaaaaacagagcaaAACAGAGCAGAACAGAGTAGAACgttcttccttcttctctgtcgaaaacacactttttcttttctccccTCTTTAATTCAGTGCCTCTGTACTCttttttttgttccttttttcttttctttgggTAAATATGGGGGAAGAGGTGAGTGAAACCAATTTGCATGATGGAAACAGAGGAAACGAAGATCAAAACCTGGAATTTGACATCTATCCTTTGAGTAGTTACTATTTTGGATCCAAAGACGCCATTCCCTTCAAAGACCACACTCAACATCATCACCTTCTCAGGATTCAATCCAAGTTCCTTTTCTTTCTCCATTACCCTCTCTTTACTTCTTATTTCAAtctctttcttctcttctcttatcattttttttctatcttttttatCAGCTATGCTGCTCGTGGATTACGAACTTCTGTGGAGGCTGTCTTACTGGTTCGTTGCTTCTTCCTTCAACCACTTTcctctttataattttttttgttaaaagacCAATTTCATAGGAATATCAAGCCACTACTAGTGTATTTTGCAATAGTTTAGATTCTCTTTGCTAGTAAAGTTTGAAACTTTTTATTGAAAGATTGAGATTGGGGAAGGCCTGATTCACTTAACTTTGCTTCTAGTTCATGGGTCTGTTTGTATGGATGTTATGAATGTCTCCTTAATACTTTTAGGAGAAGAGAAGAAAGTATTGATGTTCTCATATTAGCTTCTTCATACTCAAGTTTTTTAATTGTACTAAACTTTTAGAAGTGCTTTATTTCTTGATTTATTTACCCAAAGAGATCCTGTTTTGATAATCTTCATCTTAGCTATTGGGCATTTGATTTCAACAAATTATACATATGGGTCAAAGTTTTTGAGTATGATTCTGAACTGAGTACATAAATGTTGTTGTATCAGGTTGAACTGTTCAAACATCCACACTTGCTGCTTTTGCAAGTAAGAAATTCCATCTATAAACTTCCTGGTGGTAGATTAAGGCCAGGGGAATCAGGTATTAGAGGAAGCTCAACCATTTAAATGAAAAGCTTTGGTGATAGTTTTTTACTGCAGATGAAATTTGTGAATTTGTAGATACTGATGGATTGAAGCGGAAGCTGACAAGGAAGCTTTGTGTTGATGAAGATGGAGATGGTTCAGAATGGGAGGTATTACATTGCACTTGTGCTTGTCATTACAACCTGACATCATGTAGAGGAGCTGAACTGTAGTTTACTTGGTTTAGGTGGGTGAATGCCTTGGAATGTGGTGGAGACCTGATTTTGAAACATTATTGTATCCTTTCTTGCCACCTAACATAAAACAGCCAAAGGTACATAAATTCTATTGGCTTGTTTATGCAAGTTCTGATAAGGGATGTCCTAGTTTCATAGCCTTGCTTTCTGGTGTAGGAGTGTACAAAAGTCTTCCTTGTGAAGTTGCCTGCCAGTCAGAAGTTCATTGTACCCAAGAATATGAGGTTGCTTGCAGTCCCATTGTGCCAAGTTCATGAAAATCACAAGGTACAGACTAAGAAAATCTAGCCTGCTTGATTTCATTAAGCCTTCACAGTACCTCTATATAACATAGACAGGACATAGAGATATGTATAATCTCCTCTAAAATGTGTGTAGGACACGGGACACAGatctataaattatataaaataaatttacagtaaagatttatgtataaatatgtttcaatttttttttaagagaaagatgtttctcatgaatggttcaaaaggatttgttccttatttatcttttttgaattcaacaaatattttttgaattagatatTTTACCAATACATGTCTTATGAGTGTGATACGCGTGTCAGTGTTCAATTTGTTTGTCCGACACAGACACATCATTTATCCGAGAGTCATAGCACGGTACTACTTGAAATTAGTATGTGTAGCTACCTTGTGTGGTGTTTATTCATGTCTATAAATTATAACCAAAGTTTTTGGTAACATGGTCAAACTGAAATTATTCCTTTTTGCACCCTTCATTGTGGTGGTGATTGTGGTTGGCTTTCTCATAAGCTTCATAAACATGGTTTTGGTTAATTGTTGGTGGTTCACCCCTTTACCTGTGCATTTTGCAGACATATGGGGAAATAATATCAGGGGTTCCACAGCTTCTATCAAAATTCTGTTTCAACATGATGGAATCTTGATCCAGGCACTCATTTCATGGTGGACAGGCACAGACTTGTATATATCATAACTTTCTATACCAAAAATCATACCCTAATCttcaaaatatataacataCATACATCATACATACCTGTATTGTTAGTGTgaaattttgttcagagtaatGGACTTGAAATATTACGTTTTATCACCGACTTGGAATTACAAATCTTCACAAAATTGATCTCAGTGAAATTATATCCACCTCGTGTTGAGTTAAATAAATAGACTtgttcaattaattaaaaaaaatacagttttctagtttttttttcaatttacttGTTTTTATATGAAAATCGAAGTTGAATTCTAAATCcatatttcattgtatttttAACTGAATGGAAATCTTATTACTGGTTTTACGGGGTTGGATTAAACCTAAATCTTACTACTGGTTTATGGGGTTGGATTAGACCTAAGTTCACTTatgttaaaaattcaaaattagagtgagaatttttttttttagattttaaaagagaaaaagttaaaaaaaaatagtagttaaattattttgaaatatatgattcttaatttttttattaaaataataaatatcaatataaaagatgctttttattcattataaaatttattattaataataattattgatggatattattaaaatttaacttaattataataatatttttatttaaatttttttatgtattctaAAGCCCCTGCATGCACCAACTTTACAAATGATTTGTGGGGTACTATTATTAACAAGAGTTGGATTGACCTAATATTAACAATGTTACAGTGAATGCTATATTCGATTTCTAGTCTAGTCTTATGTTCTTATATTTAGCGTGGAAAAATTGGTATGAAGTTTTTTGGCctgctttttttatttttttttaaaaagtaaaagatatataaaatttaaaataaaataaaaactaatttaaattttaaattaaattattaattttgataatagAATAACTATTTGATaaagatatatatttttgttaagtataatttttttcaacaattGACCTAATATACCAATTATTGAGTATTATTCAACCAAAAGTAAAGTTATTGATGATAGTCagaacataaatatttttatctaagAACGTAACAACCAAAATATCATGATTTGATTCTACTTGGTCCACTTAGTATTCGTTACGAGATCATTGATATCACTTACAACACTTTTTATTCTTATCCGTCGTCATGTAACAATATACTCGTACTTATGTGTATTTactcaaatatttattaaataatttataaaaaaaaagcaaatgAAACATTATATTAGAAAttcaattctaaaattataattggataaattttaaaatacaatattaaataaattaaaaatattttaataatttaaaataaaaataagacaaatatatatacttatttttatCCGTATACTCAATTTAAAGAGGTTTGTAGTTAAAGAGGTATacctaaaaaaaatatcattgacATTGTTAATGGTGCTAACACTCATAATTTCTATCATTGAGACACTATCAACCaaagaacatataaaaaatattattcatattaatataGCAAAGAAAATGTGTGTTTGTATCTCCTGATTGATTGGAGAGTAACAGAGACCAAAAGATATTACGTTTTTTGTCCCTAAAAGTTTAAAATTCTTCTTCCAACAATACACACATGGTACattctttatttgttttatgttttatttaaatactgatagtaaataatttagatttgtatttatataggattttaaagaattttatttattttatattttatttaaatactgatattaaatcattttaatttgtatttctttagaatttttaataatttaataatttaataattttgtttatttatatcaaataatttcggatttatatttttttttaataatttaggaattttatttgtacaaaatatatatgtaaaaaaaattgtaaaatatatttacataaattttattttgtttgtatataaaacaatttaatcatattttattttaattacaaggataaatttgtaattttacacttttatttatctaaaaataatattttattaatcacACATATCACATCATTTACTAACTTTTGTAATTTTTCCCTTCATTTCTTatcatattttttgtaattCAAACAATCTCACTTTTCACTCACTTTATCTCAAATCTTCTCAAATCTATCTTCAAATTAAAAAAGCATAAAGCTCTCTAATGTCATGTTTGTTTCTAGCAACGAATTCACATTAGATGAGATGAAGAAAAGCACGGAAATTACAAATTTCAAGAAATAAAAAGCAGAAAATGATTTTAGAAtaattcaacattttttttaataaccatGCAAAAATTTGCTAAGAATTActattcaatatatatatatatatatatatataaaacaaacggttaaaaaatataataaatatatattttctaattattatatgaaataaatattataattttatattattaattcattcatatttatatttatattataataaaataaatataattaattatataatataatataaataataattatcttcCCACAATCATCATATCACTCAcgatttcaataaaattttctcacaaatccactttaatatatttcaatccaaacaatctcactttcttcacactttcctctcaaatcactTCCTCAAATCCTTtctccaatccaaacacaccctaaaATTGTATTCCTTAAATTTGGGAAGTTAATATATGGATGATACCCGATATAATCTAggctaaagaaaaaaaaatattttcattagttAAACTTATTTGAGAGAGGTAAGTATGTGGGTAATACTCAAGGTAAatatcaatgaaaaaaaaatacttaatatcAGGTAGACTCCTTGAACTTGAGAGAGGTAAGTATATGAATAATCCTCAAGGTAAATatcaatgaaaaagaaatataaattttatttcattacttAGATTTTAACATCAGATAAATCTCTTAAACATGAGTGTTTAGTATATTTATCATGGTCTAAGATGATGTCACCAACTTGAGTTACAACATGTTGATTTTAGTAAGTAATTCACTTTATACACTTAATCATCATATTAGACATTAATAAAGTATTAGATGACTTAAACAATTAACTTAAATCCATTGAAATAAgattcattaaaatattatgaatattaattaaaatattataaatatgtgaatatttcaattaagacattattaatttataatgcATTTATTATATCACCTATGTATCTTAAACATTGGAGTATTTTCCCATTCATTAAAGAATGATTTGTAAAATAGTGTTGATTTTGTAAAACAATCTTAGTGCTTAATATACATTTAGTATTTAggtatatttattttgtattttattgaaaaaaaaccTAGTTCATTCTAAAATGAATATTTcagatatttaaattttaaaacatttattagaaaatgaaaagagataGATGAAGATTTTGTGGAGGAAATTGGAAGGAAAAAAACAAGGTACATTGGTGATATAATTGTGGGACCAGTTTTTTGGAGAGTTACAAAATTTAGGTTTCATTTGGCATTTATTTGTCCATCTTTGATTTATGAACATTGATGGCTACCCTACGCCAAGGTCGGTCTTCCTTTCACCATCAAACCAAACACACCAAAAACATTATTATCtcaatttactttattatttagAGTCAAgcattttctaatttttttttccaaccaCGTGTTTTTTGTGTTGTTCCTTCAAAGATTTTtcatacaatttatttttattttatttcacaaTGCTTAAAATGTTTAAGAAAAGGTTTAACTAAAAAAAACCACTTCCCTTTTATCAAAACCCAactaatatcattaaaaaaaatttaacaggatTATATTTGTCGTTTCCCGTTAAGTGCGTTACCCGCAATTTGCTTGTCTCTTGGAAGATCCAAAGTCACTAAGTGATTATCGACGGTTTCTACGAATCCTTGAAAAATAATCACTTTCCAGCGGTTTTTGAAACTCCTGCTATTCTCGGCAATTTTGAAACTCTCGCTATTTTCGATGGTTTGAAAACCCCCACTATTCCCGGTAGTTTTTAAACCCCCACTATTCCTGACGGTTTTTAAACCCCCGCTATTCCTGATGGTTTGAAAACCCCAATTACTTTTAGGaggtgtatatataaaaaagtaggtgataaataataaaaatgttgcACTAGAATAGTCCAAAGATTTTCTTAgacctttgtttttcttttaccgCCTAACATTAATTTATCACTACCCTTCAACTTGCTTTCCAAGGTTTCATAATAATACTATATAGGTATAATTTCGTATTAATAccaaataattatattgatatAAGAAATACATATTACTTACTAAATCATTCATCTTATTCATTAAGATCCATTTAGTGACCAGTGTTagaataataaacataaaaatttatgtttaattcttattataaaaaagtaaatttattatattgataacttttatcaaacaaaatttatgaaaataaaaaaagctatcatttaaaaaaatttagataatGTTTTCTGTTTTAGCTAATGCAGATTTACTTATATCTAAAAGGAACCTATTCTACATTGACTAGAATTCTAATCCATCTATGAACATAAATATGGGTATTTGTGTGTCTAAGGAGTTCCACTCAATTAATATTAGCCTATGAAAAGAAATAGTCTTTACTCAAGGTCTGATTGGATAAATTTTTCTGTAAATACttacaagagaaaaaaaatgcaataaGATTTTTAATAAGCTAAGACTACCTTacgcaaaaattaaaaaaaaaagaagcttTTGgacaaattaatataaaaacaaaaaaattgtggagaaatttattcaaataaaccAAAGTCTGTACATATGGATAATATGCAGAACCTACAAACTACATTATCTCAAACAATATTGTTAAATAGTCCTTATAGTAGCATTATATTCTCATTATTGAATAATAAAGTGAATATTTTCCATTTCTAAATTCAATTATCCAACAACTATtatgtttagaaaaaaaaaacaacatatttttttttatcggtaataaaaaataaataaatgggaaccacttcaggggtggttcaacccttatacataaagagCAAAACACCTTACCATACTCCTACCACGAAACGCCTACCTGATTATCTAAGGAACAACCAAACTAACcacaagaaaatattaaattaccATCCTCATACAATCAACTGGGTTCAAAACCCAATTAGAGTACCCGAAGGAAGCACAATGGGACTTTGCGTAAATCCACGACCAAACCTTTACCTGTACTAAGGCGAATACTTCGAGCGCATCTACCACCCCCTATCGAAGGACACACAGTTCCTATGATTCCAAATATCACTCACAACTCCAACCCAAATTGCACCTAAACGTCTGAAGCCTGACTTAACATGAACTGTAGAAAGTTTGCCAAAGGATCCTTATGAATAACGAAGGACACACCTAGCCACTTAAAACAAAGACACCAAACACGCCAAAC harbors:
- the LOC137822438 gene encoding uncharacterized protein, whose protein sequence is MNQREEQGGEQFGEQRDNQNSMSTAMLIQLQREIETLKKSNEEELSMLRAKNAYMKRKFNEETILNTSFETVRPRIHIRQRVHNEERFETTRKKIPETSGIFVGISVRRHPFSEAIIETPLPENWKNFTMEKYDGGTDPDEHIGEALSWFTRLPPLSIDCFNTLVKKFGAHFATSRAHHLTSIALVNMRQEKGESLRTFMERFGKVALSIHNLSPKVTMHHMITALKPGPFADNLCKKTTTNLDELRQRASKFMQMEEFKEFRGRMEMIRR
- the LOC137822493 gene encoding pre-mRNA cleavage factor Im 25 kDa subunit 1 encodes the protein MGEEVSETNLHDGNRGNEDQNLEFDIYPLSSYYFGSKDAIPFKDHTQHHHLLRIQSNYAARGLRTSVEAVLLVELFKHPHLLLLQVRNSIYKLPGGRLRPGESDTDGLKRKLTRKLCVDEDGDGSEWEVGECLGMWWRPDFETLLYPFLPPNIKQPKECTKVFLVKLPASQKFIVPKNMRLLAVPLCQVHENHKTYGEIISGVPQLLSKFCFNMMES